One Hypomesus transpacificus isolate Combined female chromosome 16, fHypTra1, whole genome shotgun sequence genomic window carries:
- the LOC124478694 gene encoding muscle-specific beta 1 integrin binding protein isoform X2 has translation MDAMTNTIRGWVENPVKFARSHGVVVPPVSEATDPDQQIHILIVEGFLLYNYKPLMDVYNKCYYISIPYEECKRRRSTRQYTVPDPPGLFDGHVWPMYRKHRKEMEDSCLDIENLDGLKSKEEIYQHVYEDIQNTLLNRL, from the exons ATGGACGCCATGACCAACACGATACGGGGCTGGGTGGAGAACCCCGTGAAGTTTGCCCGTTCCCACGGCGTCGTCGTGCCGCCGGTCTCAGAGGCGACCGACCCCGACCAGCAGATCCACATTCTCATCGTCGAGGGCTTTCTGCTCTACAACTACAA GCCTCTGATGGACGTTTACAACAAGTGCTACTACATCTCCATCCCCTACGAGGAGtgcaagaggaggagaag TACGAGACAGTACACCGTGCCAGACCCCCCCGGCCTGTTCGATGGCCACGTCTGGCCCATGTACCGGAAGCACCgaaaggagatggaggacagcTGCTTAGACATCG AGAATCTGGATGGGTTGAAGTCGAAAGAGGAGATCTACCAGCATGTGTATGAGGACATCCAGAACACTCTGCTCAATCGTTTATAG
- the LOC124478694 gene encoding muscle-specific beta 1 integrin binding protein isoform X1, translating to MKYIIGVGGVTNGGKTTLTKRLIKALPNCCVVHQDDFFKKPDQIEVGDDGFRQWDVITALDMDAMTNTIRGWVENPVKFARSHGVVVPPVSEATDPDQQIHILIVEGFLLYNYKPLMDVYNKCYYISIPYEECKRRRSTRQYTVPDPPGLFDGHVWPMYRKHRKEMEDSCLDIENLDGLKSKEEIYQHVYEDIQNTLLNRL from the exons ATGAAATACATTATAGGAGTTGGCGG GGTGACCAACGGTGGGAAAACCACCTTGACAAAAAGACTTATCAAGGCTTTGCCCAACTGCTGTGTGGTGCATCAAGATGACTTTTTCAAG aaACCCGATCAGATAGAAGTCGGGGACGACGGCTTTAGGCAGTGGGATG TGATCACGGCGCTGGACATGGACGCCATGACCAACACGATACGGGGCTGGGTGGAGAACCCCGTGAAGTTTGCCCGTTCCCACGGCGTCGTCGTGCCGCCGGTCTCAGAGGCGACCGACCCCGACCAGCAGATCCACATTCTCATCGTCGAGGGCTTTCTGCTCTACAACTACAA GCCTCTGATGGACGTTTACAACAAGTGCTACTACATCTCCATCCCCTACGAGGAGtgcaagaggaggagaag TACGAGACAGTACACCGTGCCAGACCCCCCCGGCCTGTTCGATGGCCACGTCTGGCCCATGTACCGGAAGCACCgaaaggagatggaggacagcTGCTTAGACATCG AGAATCTGGATGGGTTGAAGTCGAAAGAGGAGATCTACCAGCATGTGTATGAGGACATCCAGAACACTCTGCTCAATCGTTTATAG
- the loxl5a gene encoding lysyl oxidase-like 5a: protein MEKTALFLFCLFHILVRLSTGQQHFRARVGGPWKHRIQWENNGRVFSLLSTGSEYHSPVQARRQQQLYLTTKGHNRHPPGAPIRSPRTGYPNLEERNRGHSERRARQELDTSVLGSEVRQYIVATGRHTTGARSQPRVETTVAGYPGTRRPPQESRSNISVSSPIQEFSGSGIQRGGRRLALSGVNLSGPEQMRSTASPIRSVDFTDDRGASQERLTGPEPTTRGPTTARLNNFEDDSNGRRILQHSRLDNTHNAQITRSPPTSRAVGAPANVSPTALSINAVETHITRPQRVEPSTVNNMIGDDPQNPNKNHRNSVFYNMYPSSGARTRGSMRQPRPDMGYGTRFFHNGLPDLVPDPYYIQAASYIQRVQMYALRCAEEENCLSRSASHPSVRDLDYRVLLRFPQRVKNQGTADFLPVKPRHEWEWHSCHQHYHSMEAFSNYDLLDIPSGRKVAEGHKASFCLEDTSCDPGVRRRYACTAHTQGLGPGCYDTYNANIDCQWIDITDVPPGNYILKVTVNPTMQVQESDFSNNVVRCDIRYTGTHVQARNCMITGS, encoded by the exons ATGGAGAAGACAGCTCTCTTCCTTTTCTGCCTTTTCCACATTCTGGTGCGTTTGAGCACTGGACAGCAACATTTTCGCGCGCGTGTTGGTGGACCGTGGAAACACCGGATTCAGTGGGAGAACAACGGTCGGGTGTTTAGTTTACTCAGCACGGGGTCAGAGTACCACTCGCCGGTACAAGCGAGGAGACAGCAGCAACTTTACCTGACCACCAAAGGGCACAACCGACACCCTCCAGGCGCACCAATCAGATCCCCCAGGACTGGTTATCCCAATTTAGAGGAGCGAAACCGAGGGCATTCGGAACGCAGAGCACGCCAAGAGTTGGACACCTCGGTTCTAGGTTCTGAAGTCCGTCAATATATTGTCGCAACGGGCCGCCACACCACAGGTGCAAGAAGTCAGCCGCGAGTTGAGACCACGGTGGCGGGATACCCAGGCACCCGTCGTCCCCCTCAAGAATCCCGTTCCAATATCTCCGTTTCCTCGCCAATACAAGAATTTTCGGGAAGTGGAATTCAAAGAGGTGGAAGGAGACTTGCTTTGAGTGGTGTGAACCTGTCGGGTCCAGAACAAATGAGGTCCACTGCGTCACCAATAAGATCAGTTGATTTTACGGACGACCGGGGCGCCAGTCAGGAGCGACTGACGGGCCCAGAACCAACCACACGAGGACCCACAACAGCGCGTCTCAACAACTTTGAGGATGACAGCAACGGACGCCGAATCCTGCAGCATTCCAGACTGGATAACACTCACAATGCCCAAATAACGCGTTCCCCTCCTACGTCCAGAGCCGTTGGGGCACCTGCGAATGTATCACCAACTGCTCTTTCTATCAATGCCGTCGAGACGCATATTACACGTCCACAGCGCGTGGAACCCAGTACCGTGAATAACATGATAGGCGACGACCCACAGAATCCCAACAAGAACCACCGGAACTCAGTGTTCTACAACATGTACCCGTCTTCAGGCGCCAGGACCAGAGGCTCCATGCGCCAACCGCGGCCAGACATGGGCTATGGCACACGATTCTTCCATAACG GTCTCCCAGACCTGGTCCCCGACCCCTACTACATCCAGGCTGCCTCCTACATCCAGCGTGTGCAGATGTATGCTCTCAGGTGTGCCGAGGAGGAAAACTGTCTGTCAAG GTCGGCGTCCCATCCCAGTGTCAGAGATCTGGACTACAGGGTTCTGCTGCGGTTCCCCCAGAGGGTGAAGAACCAGGGGACCGCAGACTTCCTTCCGGTCAAGCCCCGCCACGAATGGGAGTGGCATAGCTGTCATCA GCACTACCACAGCATGGAGGCGTTCAGTAACTACGACCTCCTGGACATCCCCTCGGGCAGGAAGGTGGCTGAGGGTCACAAGGCCAGTTTCTGCCTGGAGGACACCAGCTGTGACCCCGGAGTGCGCCGACGCTACGCCTGCACTGCCCACACACAG GGGCTAGGCCCCGGATGCTATGACACGTACAACGCCAACATCGACTGCCAGTGGATCGACATCACGGATGTGCCGCCGGGAAACTACATCCTTAAG GTGACCGTGAACCCGACCATGCAGGTGCAAGAGTCCGACTTTTCCAACAACGTGGTGAGGTGTGACATCAGGTACACTGGCACCCATGTCCAGGCCAGGAATTGCATGATCACCGG AAGTTAA